One window of Quercus robur chromosome 12, dhQueRobu3.1, whole genome shotgun sequence genomic DNA carries:
- the LOC126709018 gene encoding BTB/POZ domain-containing protein At5g41330: protein MPPFAVPNGFRQAKGGDSNIVTVNVGGQIFQTTKQTLTLAGAKSLFSRVSESDSVPFIDRDPELFSIILSLLRTGNLPSKAKAFDLQDLISESQFYGVETLILNSLSNPSQFDVFNLEKSLILPLNGRDSPSAISTTPFGSVHVAHGSKITSFDWSLRRKSTILTQFPAVDSLLSISPSVAAAGATDFSGLQILDLENGSVKESLNWENVTKSSSTVQAIGSSPEFLFASFESGRRNSNSILVYDLQTFNSVMEIGHNEIYGAQIDSAIPASKLSWVSSYSLLMASGSHSGIQGVLGNVKFWDIRSGSVVWELKEKVDCFSDVTVSDNLSGIFKVGVNSGEVSFADLRKMGAEDPWLCLGDKRKAVNGKKEGVGCKIESHGNQVFCSKGGDLELWSEVLMGSSNKSKDGLDDRVFRKNLMGRVKDMGGSKITNLGFGGNKMFVTRKDQQYVEVWQSSARVF, encoded by the coding sequence ATGCCACCTTTTGCTGTACCAAACGGGTTTCGGCAAGCCAAAGGCGGCGATTCAAACATCGTGACTGTTAACGTGGGTGGCCAAATCTTCCAAACCACAAaacaaaccctaaccctagctGGCGCCAAATCCTTGTTCTCTAGGGTTTCCGAGTCGGACTCGGTGCCTTTCATCGATCGCGACCCCGAGTTGTTCTCCATCATCCTCTCTCTCCTCAGAACCGGTAATCTTCCATCAAAGGCAAAAGCTTTCGATCTCCAAGACCTAATCTCCGAATCCCAATTCTACGGCGTCGAAACCCTAATCCTCAATTCTCTCTCCAACCCTTCACAATTCGACGTCTTTAACCTCGAGAAATCGCTGATTCTGCCCCTCAACGGCCGCGATTCACCGTCGGCGATCTCCACCACGCCGTTCGGGTCCGTACACGTGGCGCACGGAAGCAAGATCACCTCCTTTGATTGGTCCCTGAGGAGAAAGTCAACGATTTTAACTCAATTCCCGGCGGTGGACTCTTTGCTATCGATTTCGCCGTCGGTGGCTGCCGCCGGTGCCACCGATTTCTCGGGGCTCCAGATTCTCGACCTCGAAAATGGGTCAGTGAAAGAGAGCTTGAATTGGGAGAACGTGACGAAGTCTAGCTCCACTGTCCAAGCAATCGGGTCCTCGCCTGAGTTCTTATTCGCCAGCTTCGAATCGGGTCGGCGAAACTCGAATTCGATCTTGGTTTATGATTTGCAGACATTTAATTCGGTGATGGAGATTGGTCATAATGAAATTTACGGTGCTCAGATTGATTCAGCGATACCGGCATCCAAATTGAGTTGGGTTTCGAGTTATAGCCTGTTAATGGCATCTGGGTCTCACAGTGGGATTCAAGGTGTATTGGGTAATGTCAAGTTTTGGGATATAAGGTCTGGGAGTGTGGTTTGGGAGCTGAAGGAGAAAGTTGATTGCTTTTCGGATGTAACGGTTTCCGATAACTTGTCAGGGATTTTCAAGGTTGGTGTGAATTCCGGCGAGGTTTCCTTTGCGGATTTGCGGAAAATGGGTGCCGAGGATCCATGGCTTTGTCTTGGGGATAAGAGGAAAGCGGTGAATGGGAAGAAGGAAGGTGTTGGGTGCAAGATTGAGAGTCATGGGAATCAAGTGTTTTGTAGTAAGGGAGGGGATTTGGAGCTGTGGAGTGAGGTACTGATGGGGTCTTCAAATAAGAGTAAAGATGGGTTGGATGATAGGGTGTTTAGGAAGAACTTGATGGGGAGAGTGAAGGATATGGGAGGTTCCAAGATAAcaaatttgggttttggagggAATAAGATGTTTGTGACTAGGAAGGATCAGCAATATGTTGAGGTTTGGCAGAGTTCTGCCAGGGTATTTTGA
- the LOC126708702 gene encoding uncharacterized protein LOC126708702, giving the protein MRSGNGDSRALDNALETISAAATAIASTTGNRVHQDTVQKRRWGSWWSLYWCFGSPKHKKRIGHAVLVPETTAPRADVSAAENPIQAPALVLPFVAPPSSPASFLQSEPPSAAQSPVGILSLTSISANMYSPGGPASIFSIGPYAHETQLVSPPAFSAFTTEPSTAPFTPPPESVHLTTPSSPEVPFAQLLDPSLRNGEAGQRFPLSHYEFHSYQLHPGSPVGQLISPSSGISGSGTSSPFPDHEFAGGGPLIVEFRTGDPPKLFNFEKLSNHEWGSRQGSGSLTPDAVRPTSRDSFLLNRQMSEVILHSRPDKGRRDNGIAVNHRVSFELTTEDVVKCVGKNSLPLAEAVSASLKDATTAEGSNAADEIVECNECRVGETSNDAPEKAPADGEEAERHQKHRSITLGSAKEFNFDNRDGGDSCKPNVVSDWWANEKVVGKEGVPTKDWSFFPMMQPGVS; this is encoded by the exons ATGAGAAGTGGGAATGGAGATTCAAGAGCTCTAGACAACGCTTTGGAGACTATAAGCGCTGCTGCTACTGCGATCGCTTCAACAACTGGGAATCGTGTTCATCAAGACACAGTTCAG AAGAGAAGATGGGGAAGCTGGTGGAGCTTGTATTGGTGTTTTGGATCTCCTAAACACAAAAAGCGAATTGGGCATGCTGTCCTTGTTCCTGAAACAACAGCCCCTAGAGCTGATGTTTCAGCTGCTGAAAATCCAATCCAAGCACCAGCACTAGTACTTCCCTTTGTTGCACCTCCCTCTTCTCCCGCATCATTCCTTCAATCAGAACCTCCTTCTGCTGCACAATCTCCAGTGGGTATATTGTCGCTCACTTCTATTTCTGCCAATATGTACTCCCCAGGTGGGCCTGCCTCAATTTTTTCCATAGGCCCTTATGCCCATGAAACTCAGCTAGTCTCACCACCTGCTTTCTCAGCTTTTACTACTGAACCATCAACTGCTCCTTTCACTCCACCTCCTGAGTCTGTCCACTTGACTACACCATCCTCACCTGAGGTGCCATTTGCTCAGCTGCTTGATCCCAGCCTCCGTAATGGTGAGGCTGGTCAGAGATTCCCGTTATCCCATTATGAGTTCCACTCTTATCAACTTCACCCTGGAAGCCCTGTTGGTCAACTAATATCCCCAAGCTCTGGCATCTCAGGTTCAGGTACCTCATCTCCTTTCCCTGATCATGAGTTTGCTGGGGGTGGTCCCCTCATCGTAGAGTTCCGAACAGGTGACCCTCCCAAGCTCTTCAACTTTGAAAAGCTATCCAACCATGAGTGGGGATCACGTCAAGGTTCGGGTTCTCTGACACCAGATGCTGTAAGGCCCACATCTCGTGATAGTTTTCTTCTCAACCGTCAGATGTCTGAAGTTATATTACACTCACGTCCAGACAAGGGAAGGCGGGATAATGGGATTGCTGTTAATCATAGGGTGTCGTTTGAGCTAACTACGGAAGATGTTGTAAAATGTGTTGGAAAGAACTCATTGCCTTTGGCAGAAGCTGTATCAGCGTCTCTAAAAGATGCTACAACTGCTGAAGGAAGCAATGCTGCTGATGAGATTGTGGAATGTAATGAGTGCCGTGTTGGTGaaacttccaatgatgctcCAGAGAAAGCTCCTGCTGATGGGGAGGAGGCAGAGAGGCATCAGAAACATCGGTCCATCACTCTTGGTTCTGCTAAAGAATTCAATTTTGACAATAGAGATGGAGGAGACTCTTGTAAGCCAAATGTTGTCTCGGACTGGTGGGCGAATGAGAAGGTTGTTGGGAAGGAGGGTGTTCCAACCAAGGATTGGTCTTTCTTCCCTATGATGCAGCCAGGTGTCAGCTAA